From Actinoplanes oblitus, a single genomic window includes:
- a CDS encoding DUF3488 and transglutaminase-like domain-containing protein: MVRVLRAAVVPVALIGMLALSGVVLGRIYADDLLFRLVAGAALGSIGAGLATRRLPSWSAAPVSAVLLAGYTAIALTIAAGHAGVTTPFPAMVREALENGIPRLLTAMIPVESTPDTVVVPVVATWLAGLAAAEVGVRARRVLLGSLTPVLLYGAALYVVGPNAGAAVGPTLGFAALVVIALAVSTKQPDQAYPEMSGKMRARSLVGAAGGLVAVLGLGAVVGPWISGQVGADPVDPRKYVEPPRVDSLDESPLNRISGWMLAPKQQLFAYQPETAPTGKSPTVKVRLAVLSDYDGVTWKVGAVYRNAGRVLPEQDAPTGAETAEVRQRITVSGLTGRLLPAVATPAEVSGARVAYDAGTGTLIRPEGLTSGLTYTVTSRVPTPDLNMLPTAQSPSGDAVVRYLALGTGVPESIERLAEHLADGNGGSYDRAVAIEQFLAEHYRETPDAPSGHAYPNLQYFLFGPRGQGGQEGTSEQFAASFALLARLTGLPSRVVVGFEAPARGGEVTGGNAVAWPEVLFDGLGWVPFDPMPTTDDPTPVEQDFTPKPTTPPTTPPQTRTPSAAASASAPAAIAVTTKDGGVPAGVVAGGASGSVLALLGIGALTVIQLRRAQRRRRLYDGSPDDRIAGAWLEFTDALRLAGRPVPDHLSATEMAGYAADPPAPRRGGLLRRAAPAVPSEVAGSVATVERTALPPLDELVSGLNTVGFAPGAADSGQADRAGAQALAYAAALREQRPWWRKAWWSVHPGPLRWHR; the protein is encoded by the coding sequence CGGCCGGATCTACGCCGACGACCTGCTGTTCCGGCTGGTCGCGGGTGCGGCGCTCGGCTCGATCGGCGCCGGGCTGGCGACCCGGCGGCTGCCGTCGTGGAGCGCGGCGCCGGTGTCGGCGGTGCTGCTCGCCGGGTACACGGCAATCGCCTTGACGATCGCGGCCGGGCACGCCGGGGTGACCACGCCGTTTCCGGCGATGGTGCGCGAGGCGCTGGAGAACGGCATCCCGCGGCTGCTGACCGCGATGATCCCGGTGGAGTCCACACCGGACACCGTGGTGGTCCCGGTGGTGGCCACCTGGCTGGCCGGCCTGGCGGCGGCCGAGGTCGGGGTGCGGGCCCGGCGGGTGTTGCTGGGTTCGCTCACGCCGGTGCTGCTCTACGGCGCCGCGCTCTACGTGGTGGGGCCGAACGCGGGCGCGGCTGTCGGGCCGACCCTCGGGTTCGCGGCGCTGGTGGTGATCGCGCTGGCCGTGTCGACGAAGCAGCCGGACCAGGCGTACCCGGAAATGTCTGGGAAAATGCGGGCCCGGTCACTGGTCGGCGCGGCAGGCGGGCTGGTCGCGGTGCTCGGCCTGGGAGCGGTCGTCGGGCCGTGGATCAGCGGCCAGGTCGGCGCCGATCCGGTCGACCCGCGCAAGTACGTCGAGCCGCCGCGGGTGGACAGCCTCGACGAGAGCCCGCTGAACCGGATCTCCGGCTGGATGCTCGCCCCGAAACAGCAGCTCTTCGCCTACCAGCCGGAGACCGCGCCGACCGGCAAGTCACCGACCGTGAAGGTGCGGCTCGCGGTGCTCTCCGACTACGACGGCGTGACCTGGAAGGTGGGCGCGGTCTACCGCAACGCCGGCCGGGTGCTGCCCGAGCAGGACGCGCCCACCGGCGCGGAGACAGCCGAGGTACGCCAGCGGATCACCGTGTCCGGGCTGACCGGGCGGCTGCTGCCCGCCGTGGCCACCCCGGCCGAGGTGTCCGGGGCGCGGGTCGCCTACGACGCCGGGACCGGGACGCTGATCCGGCCGGAGGGACTCACCAGCGGCCTGACCTACACGGTCACCTCCCGGGTGCCGACGCCCGACCTGAACATGCTGCCCACCGCGCAGTCCCCGTCGGGCGACGCGGTGGTCCGCTACCTGGCGCTCGGCACCGGCGTGCCGGAGTCCATCGAGCGGCTGGCCGAGCACCTCGCCGACGGCAACGGCGGCTCCTACGACCGTGCCGTCGCGATCGAGCAGTTCCTCGCCGAGCACTACCGGGAGACGCCCGACGCGCCCAGCGGGCACGCCTACCCGAACCTGCAGTACTTCCTGTTCGGGCCGCGCGGCCAGGGTGGCCAGGAAGGTACCTCCGAGCAGTTCGCGGCGTCGTTCGCGCTGCTCGCCCGGCTGACCGGCCTGCCCAGCCGGGTCGTCGTCGGGTTCGAGGCGCCGGCCCGGGGCGGCGAGGTGACCGGCGGCAACGCGGTCGCCTGGCCGGAGGTGCTCTTCGACGGGCTGGGCTGGGTGCCGTTCGACCCGATGCCGACCACCGACGACCCGACGCCTGTCGAGCAGGACTTCACCCCGAAACCGACAACGCCGCCGACCACCCCGCCGCAGACCAGGACGCCGTCGGCAGCGGCGTCCGCGTCGGCACCGGCGGCGATCGCGGTGACCACGAAGGACGGTGGCGTGCCGGCCGGCGTGGTGGCCGGCGGCGCCTCCGGGTCGGTGCTGGCGCTCCTCGGGATCGGGGCGCTGACGGTGATCCAGTTGCGGCGGGCGCAGCGCCGGCGGCGGCTCTACGACGGCAGCCCGGACGATCGGATCGCCGGGGCGTGGCTGGAGTTCACCGACGCGTTGCGGCTGGCCGGGCGGCCGGTGCCGGACCACCTGTCGGCGACCGAGATGGCCGGCTACGCGGCGGATCCGCCGGCACCCCGACGCGGCGGTCTGCTGCGACGGGCGGCTCCGGCGGTGCCATCGGAGGTCGCCGGTTCGGTGGCGACGGTGGAGAGGACCGCCCTGCCGCCGCTCGACGAGCTGGTCAGCGGGTTGAACACGGTCGGGTTCGCGCCGGGTGCCGCCGACTCCGGGCAGGCGGATCGTGCGGGGGCGCAGGCCTTGGCGTACGCGGCAGCCCTCCGCGAACAGCGCCCGTGGTGGCGCAAAGCGTGGTGGAGCGTGCATCCCGGCCCGTTGCGGTGGCATCGCTGA